In Ascaphus truei isolate aAscTru1 chromosome 5, aAscTru1.hap1, whole genome shotgun sequence, one genomic interval encodes:
- the LOC142494737 gene encoding protocadherin gamma-B1-like, giving the protein MNVQEMKWQVPFLLMLCVLCDISGQLHYVIPEEMRIGAVVGNIVKDLGLHITDLAYRNPHLHFDGNVQYLNVNLENGNLYIMGRIDRDEMCKEATDCFIDFEIVAENPLTVFDIKIAIEDINDNPPSFFKEIIELELSESTTSGSSFPLESAHDPDIGRNSLLSYKLNLNPYFIIKEKQSTDGNTYVYLLLEKSLDREVQNKHNLILTAFDGGDPIKSGTIQIKMTVTDVNDNAPVFEKDIYKSSLKENPQKSSLVMQITAHDIDEGVNGEIMYSFSSVPDNARHIFSLNPHSGEITISGSLDFEEVKVIRLGVEAKDGGGLVSHCKVHLEVIDENDNAPEIKLSTVTTSTPEDSPPGTVIALININDKDSGENGKVTCQIQDQTSLTLVSASKNYYKLLTKTILDREKASEYNITVIAHDNGTPPLSTSTSFKLQITDINDNAPTFEEMSYVVYVPENNSPGASIYKVKAADLDLDKNSQVTYSIVPTNEDGVTVFSSVSINSQTGIIYAQRTFDYEKFREFQIIVSANDCGNPSLSSNATVKVFITDLNDNSPQILYPSFGSDGSAVYELIPPSSEAGYLVTKVVAVDADSGHNAWLFYNLIHTTSSGFFNIGLHTGEIRTSRGFLDKDAMKQKVVIVVKDNGQPTLSTTATLNLVFAENVKEALPEVSITPRNTDFDLNFYLVIALAAISFLFLVTVLLMFVRRCLKQSSTIPPMSYAHGTLPYPYELYFAADSGKKEFTLMDVNGENSKVNNLSTDNSALLLMYNEDINIKYENDTQTEVSYEFYY; this is encoded by the coding sequence ATGAATGTTCAGGAAATGAAATGGCAAGTACCCTTTTTATTGATGCTTTGTGTTTTATGTGACATATCTGGGCAGCTTCACTATGTTATTCCAGAAGAAATGAGGATAGGGGCTGTGGTGGGGAATATTGTGAAGGATCTGGGTTTACACATAACAGATTTAGCTTATAGGAACCCCCATCTTCATTTTGAtggtaatgtacagtatttgaatGTAAATCTGGAAAATGGCAATCTTTATATAATGGGCCGAATTGACCGCGACGAGATGTGCAAAGAGGCAACAGATTGTTTCATTGATTTTGAAATCGTGGCTGAAAATCCTTTGACTGTTTTTGACATCAAAATCGCAATTGAGGATATCAATGATAATCCACCCAGTTTCTTCAAAGAAATAATTGAGCTAGAGTTGAGTGAGTCCACTACATCAGGGTCTAGTTTTCCTCTAGAAAGTGCTCATGATCCAGATATTGGACGCAACTCACTACTAAGTTACAAGTTAAACCTAAacccatattttattattaaagaAAAGCAAAGCACGGATGGAAATACATACGTGTACTTATTGTTGGAAAAATCTTTGGATCGGGAAGTGCAAAACAAACATAATTTGATTTTAACTGCTTTTGATGGTGGAGATCCAATTAAATCTGGTACTATACAGATTAAAATGACAGTAACTGATGTTAATGACAATGCCCCTGTTTTcgaaaaagacatttacaaatcCAGTCTTAAGGAGAACCCCCAGAAGAGTTCTTTGGTGATGCAAATCACAGCTCATGACATCGATGAAGGTGTAAATGGAGAAATCATGTATTCTTTTAGCAGCGTTCCAGACAATGCTCGTCACATTTTCAGCCTAAACCCACATAGTGGGGAAATTACAATATCTGGGTCTTTAGATTTTGAAGAAGTTAAAGTGATTAGACTGGGTGTGGAAGCCAAAGATGGAGGAGGTCTTGTTTCTCATTGTAAGGTACATCTGGAGGTCATTGATGAGAATGACAATGCACCAGAAATCAAACTTTCCACGGTTACAACCTCCACACCTGAAGATTCACCTCCTGGTACAGTGATAGCGCTTATAAATATCAATGACAAGGACTCAGGAGAAAACGGCAAGGTCACCTGTCAAATTCAAGACCAAACTTCTCTGACATTGGTGTCAGCGTCCAAAAATTATTACAAACTCCTGACTAAGACTATCTTAGACAGAGAAAAAGCTTCTGAATATAATATCACAGTCATTGCGCATGACAATGGTACACCACCTCTTTCCACAAGCACATCTTTTAAACTTCAGATAACAGATATAAATGACAACGCACCTACATTTGAAGAAATGTCCTATGTGGTATATGTTCCTGAGAATAATAGCCCTGGTGCCTCCATTTACAAAGTAAAAGCTGCTGATTTGGATTTAGACAAGAACTCCCAAGTTACATACTCTATTGTGCCCACAAATGAAGATGGCGTCACTGTGTTCTCTTCTGTATCTATTAATTCACAAACTGGGATTATCTATGCACAACGCACATTTGATTATGAAAAGTTCAGAGAATTTCAGATAATTGTTAGTGCTAATGACTGTGGGAACCCTTCTCTCAGTAGCAATGCCACAGTAAAAGTGTTTATAACAGATCTGAATGATAACAGCCCTCAAATCTTATACCCCTCTTTTGGATCTGATGGATCTGCAGTGTACGAGTTAATTCCGCCCTCCTCTGAAGCAGGGTATTTGGTAACCAAAGTAGTAGCAGTAGATGCTGATTCTGGACACAACGCATGGCTGTTTTACAATTTAATCCACACCACAAGTTCAGGGTTTTTTAACATTGGACTTCATACAGGAGAAATCAGAACCTCACGCGGCTTTCTAGATAAAGATGCTATGAAGCAAAAAGTCGTCATCGTGGTAAAGGACAATGGACAACCTACTCTTTCAACAACTGCAACTCTTAACTTAGTATTTGCAGAAAATGTGAAGGAAGCTCTTCCAGAAGTCAGCATTACTCCAAGAAACACAGATTTTGATTTGAATTTTTACTTAGTGATTGCTCTAGCAGCGATTTCCTTCCTATTCCTTGTAACTGTCCTGTTGATGTTTGTAAGAAGGTGTCTTAAACAGTCATCAACAATTCCGCCTATGAGCTATGCTCATGGTACCTTACCATATCCCTATGAGCTATACTTTGCTGCCGACTCTGGCAAGAAGGAATTTACACTTATGGACGTAAATGGTGAAAATAGCAAGGTGAATAACCTGTCAACTGACAATTCAGCATTACTGTTAATGTACAATGAAGACATCAACATCAAGTATGAGAATGACACCCAAACTGAGGTGAGCTATGAATTCTATTATTAA